The stretch of DNA GAGGACCGCGTAGGCGATGCCCAGGGCGCCGAAGATCCAGGGTGCCGCGGGGATGACCACGAGCCGGAAGGCGCGGGGAAGCGGTGTTCGATTACCCGTCAACGGTTCTGGCCGCGATCGAGCGCCAGCCCGCCGACCACCATCCCGATGCCCAGTGCCACGCCGGTCGACATTCGCCCGGTGAACATCAGAACGGGGTTGTGCGACCCGGCCGCGACCAGGATCGAACCCAGCGCGCTGAGAGGTACGGCGAGAACGAGGGGACCGCGGGTGCCCCAGCGGGCTGCCATCCGATGCGCGAGCAGGAGCGAGGGGATCAGGCCGACCACATACGCGAACAGCAGCGTGTTCACGGCGAGTTCGCTGTACCCGCGTTCCGCCCGGTACATGGTCAGCAGTGGCGTGAATTGATTTCCGCCCCACGCGACCACGAACATTGCCGCGCAGACTGAAAGCCAGTCCCGGTCGCGATGACCGGCGCGCGGTGACGGTGCCGGAGCCGCTGAAGAGAGTCCGGGCGGGGCGGTCTGGGGTCGAGCCATCGGACACTTCCTTGGTACGCGGAGGCGGAAACGACCGATGGCCGACTCCGGATCCTGAGATCCGGAGTCGGCCTTTCGGTGGGACGGTCAGGCAGAGACCAGGGAACGGCTGATCAACGGCAGTTCGGGGCGGCGATCGGAGACGCCGGCGGCATCGGCGAGGTCGCCCGAGACCTTGCCGTCCCGGAAGAATTCCAGGAAGACCGGGTTGAACAGGTCGGGGCGGTCGGTCTGACCCTGGTGGCCGCACTCGTCGGGATAGAAGAACTGGACATTGGGCAGGTGGTCTTCCTGCACATACCCCCACTCGACCGGAGTGAGGATGTCCTGGCGGCCGTACAGGTAGAGCCCCGGAGTGCTCAACCGGTCCAGACGCCCCTTGGTGACCAGACGGGCGGCGCGATTCTCGTCCGTCCAGTCGGTGATCCGGCGATACTGCAGGAGAGTGGGCCAGAACTTCGCGTGCGCGTCCATCCGGTCCCTCGCCGAGAGGTAACGCATGTCGATCAGATCCTCACTGATCGCCTCGCCGCGGTGGATGATCGCCTCCATCATCGTGCGCATTCCGTCGCGGGTGCCGTCGTACGCCGTGAGACGGAACTCGCCCGCCGGTGGGGTCAGGTGTTCCGGAACCACGTCGCCGACGTCTCCCGCGATCAGGATGAAACTCTTGACCTTGTCCGGGTGTGCGACGGTGTAGTTGACCGTGTTCATGCAACCCATGGAATTTCCCGCGAGGTGGAACTCGTCAAGGCACAGCGCGGTGGCGAACTGGTCGATGAAGTCGACGAAGGACTCCATGCCGTCCGGCCAGTACTCTTCCCGCGTGTCCGACAGGCCGAAGCCCGGCATGTCGGGGCAGTAGACGCGAAAACCGTTCTCGCCGAGGTAAGGAGCCATGAAGCGCCATCCCGCGAGTCCCGATGACCCGGGTAGGCCGCCGTGGAGCAGGATCACGGCGGGGCCGGACGTGCCGGCGGTCATGTAATGCGCGCGAGCGCCGTTCGCCAGTCGGACCCACCGGCTGGCGAGCCCGGGAACGTCGACGAGGTTTTCATCAGTGAGTGCCATAGTGATCTTCCTTTATCCGTGAGAAGTGATCGGTGACGAGCGCGCCCGACGACAGTCCGAGGAATTCGAGTGCGTTGTCGCGCAGGATTCTCGGCACCGTTCCGGGCGGCAGATCCTTTGCCGCAGAGTCCAAGTCCGCCAGTCCATCTTCGGGTTGACCCGGGATGAACGGGTGATCGCTACCGAGCAGCACCCTGTTGGGGCCGAAGCGGTGCACCAATGCCGGCAGGTGCGCCGCATCGAACACCAGGGTGTCTGCATACAGCCGCGATATGAGGTGGTCCAGCTCCTCCGCGAGGTGGGTGGCGGCAATCTGTGCGCCGAGGCGCAGTCTCGGATACGCCCAGGGGAACGTGCCGCACCCGTGGACCATCGCGATGCGCAGTCCCCGATGACGGTCCAGAACCCCGCCGAAGACAAGCGCTGTGGCCGCCAACGCAGTGTCGGAAGGCATCCCCAGCCCGAAGTCGTAGGTGAATCCGGAACGGCGCACCGCGCCGCCGCCGCCATCGACGGGATGGACCAGTACCGCGAGCCCGAGGCTGTCGACGGCGTCGAAGAAGTACGCCAGCGCCGGGTCGTCCAACTCCATTCCATTGATTCGCGTGCCGATCTCGACGCCGCGAAGACCCAAAACTTCGGAAAGGTAACGTAGTTCGGCCAGACAGTCGGAAGGTGACCCGATGGGGACGGTTCCGATTCCGACGAGTCGGCCATTACTTTCTGCCACCGCGCCGGCGACGGACTCGTTGATCCACCGGCAGTACGCGGCGAACGGTGCGGCCGGGGCACCGTACTCCAGTGTGATCGGAACGGGAGAGATCGCCTGCACCCCGATACCGGCACGATCCATGTCCTCCAGACGCGCCCGTACGTCCCAGAGTGGGCGCCGGACGACGCGGAAGTTGTCGGACCCGCGAACCAGCCTTCCCTCTGCCGGAGAGTCGACCACCAATCGAGGTGCTCGCGAAAAGCCCGCGATGACCTTGGCAGGAGGAGCGCCCAGGGGGAAGTAGTGCGCATGCACATCGATGGTGCCG from Rhodococcus opacus B4 encodes:
- a CDS encoding amidohydrolase family protein; this translates as MVPPGTIDVHAHYFPLGAPPAKVIAGFSRAPRLVVDSPAEGRLVRGSDNFRVVRRPLWDVRARLEDMDRAGIGVQAISPVPITLEYGAPAAPFAAYCRWINESVAGAVAESNGRLVGIGTVPIGSPSDCLAELRYLSEVLGLRGVEIGTRINGMELDDPALAYFFDAVDSLGLAVLVHPVDGGGGAVRRSGFTYDFGLGMPSDTALAATALVFGGVLDRHRGLRIAMVHGCGTFPWAYPRLRLGAQIAATHLAEELDHLISRLYADTLVFDAAHLPALVHRFGPNRVLLGSDHPFIPGQPEDGLADLDSAAKDLPPGTVPRILRDNALEFLGLSSGALVTDHFSRIKEDHYGTH
- a CDS encoding alpha/beta fold hydrolase → MALTDENLVDVPGLASRWVRLANGARAHYMTAGTSGPAVILLHGGLPGSSGLAGWRFMAPYLGENGFRVYCPDMPGFGLSDTREEYWPDGMESFVDFIDQFATALCLDEFHLAGNSMGCMNTVNYTVAHPDKVKSFILIAGDVGDVVPEHLTPPAGEFRLTAYDGTRDGMRTMMEAIIHRGEAISEDLIDMRYLSARDRMDAHAKFWPTLLQYRRITDWTDENRAARLVTKGRLDRLSTPGLYLYGRQDILTPVEWGYVQEDHLPNVQFFYPDECGHQGQTDRPDLFNPVFLEFFRDGKVSGDLADAAGVSDRRPELPLISRSLVSA